In Mesorhizobium sp. M9A.F.Ca.ET.002.03.1.2, the DNA window ACCAGTGTCGTGGTCAGTATCCAGGCGAAGAAGAAATGGACGACGCGGGCGGTGCCGAGGTCGTAATAGGAAGGGATCGTCGCCCAGGACGGGAAGGCGCGAGACCTCTCCTGGCCCGCCGGCCCGGACCAACCCAGCACACCGGTCGTGTCGAAGCGCTTGCCGAAGATCTCGGTGTAGCCGCGCGGACCGTGTGCGGTGTTCTCGGCGCCGATGGCGAAGACGGTATTGTTATATGCGAATCCCGACTCCTTGCCGATATAGAGCTGGGGGCGGGCGTTGAATATCTGCAGGCCGGAAAGCAGCATGAAGAACAGCGAGATGGCCCAGAGCCAATGCGTCAGCCGCGTCCAGCGCGACTGCCGGTAGATCAGCGTCGCATCCTTCAGAGGGGCAGCGTCCACCTCGGCGGCGGATTGGCTTCTGGCAACCGATTCCATTTCTTTGCGTCCTTCCGGCCGCTCAGTCGGCCTTTGCGATCGTTCTCCTCCCAATACGTTGCCAGCCAAAGCGATGTTTCATGCAATCACGTATTTATTACTGGCACGGAATTATTACAGGCTGGCCGGTACTACTGGCTTCCAAGACTGACGGCGAGGTTGACCGCGGCGGCGACGATCACTGTATTGAAAAAGAACGACACGATCGAATGCAAAAGCACGATGCGGCGCATTTGCGTGGTCGAGACGTCGGTATCTGACGTCTGCGAGGTCATGCCGACGGTGGTCGAGAAGTAGAGGAAGTCCCAGCCGTCCGGCTGCTCCTTACCGGTAAACACGAGGCCGCCGACGGGCTTTTTCTGCTTCGACTTGCTGCCGGAGTCGGTCTCTTCATCGTCCATCCAGTAGACATGCGCGTAGTGCAGCGCCGTCATGGCGTGGATGGTGAACCAGCCGAGTGGGATCGACAGCAGCGCGAAGGTGAGTTCGACGGGATGCGGGCTGCCCCCTCGATTGATCAACTGGAACAGCGAGATGATAGCAACGGCGACGACAATCAGGGTCACGGCAAAGATGACCAGCACCGGCTGGTCGGTGGCGCGGGCATTCTTGCTCAGATAGCGGCCGGTGAGCAGCGGCATCTGGGCGATGACGAGGGCTGTGTAGGTGGCGAAGAACGCATTGGCGCCGATCGAATAGACGAGCGGAGCGCGCAAGACCAGCGCGATCGCCAGTGCCACCACACCGACGCAGGCCGAGACCGCGAATTGCATATGGCGGTGCAATGGTGTTTTCAGGGGTGTATCGGTCGTCATGGCCCGGCCTCTGACGGCGGTCCGTCTTCTACGGTGCCGAGCGTCCTTTCGGACGCGAAAGGACACTGTAGCACTTTTGAAGTCTGCGCATGATCCTTTCCGAGCCGAAGGTGGCGAAGTAAAAATCGATTCCG includes these proteins:
- a CDS encoding DUF1345 domain-containing protein encodes the protein MTTDTPLKTPLHRHMQFAVSACVGVVALAIALVLRAPLVYSIGANAFFATYTALVIAQMPLLTGRYLSKNARATDQPVLVIFAVTLIVVAVAIISLFQLINRGGSPHPVELTFALLSIPLGWFTIHAMTALHYAHVYWMDDEETDSGSKSKQKKPVGGLVFTGKEQPDGWDFLYFSTTVGMTSQTSDTDVSTTQMRRIVLLHSIVSFFFNTVIVAAAVNLAVSLGSQ
- a CDS encoding cytochrome b/b6 domain-containing protein; this translates as MESVARSQSAAEVDAAPLKDATLIYRQSRWTRLTHWLWAISLFFMLLSGLQIFNARPQLYIGKESGFAYNNTVFAIGAENTAHGPRGYTEIFGKRFDTTGVLGWSGPAGQERSRAFPSWATIPSYYDLGTARVVHFFFAWILTTTLVVWLVASLINGHLRRDLAPRIDDFRRLPRDIVDHAKLKFHHAREYNTLQKMAYGGVMFVLLPLMIITGLAMSPSMNAALPFLNDLLGGRQTARTIHFIVMLLLIVFFIIHMLMIFAAGPINELRSIITGWYRTDPPAHDGKTPERSA